DNA from Clostridiales bacterium:
TTTAATATCCAGTATTATTTCCCTTAAATTGAGCGCCGACTGCGGGTCAAGTCCAAGGGTGGGCTCATCCAGCAAAACCACCGGAGCATAAGGTATCAAAGCCTTGCCGAGAGCAATCTTTTGCTTCATGCCCGTCGAATATTTCTCGACTAACTCATCTGCCTTTTCAGCAAGCCCAAGCCTGTCTAATATTTTCGCGGCACGATTTTTTGCTTCGTTTTTATTGCAGCCATAAAGCGCCGCAAAATATTCAAGGTTCTCCCTGCCGGTAAGTTTCCAGTAAATGCTCCTGTCTCCTGCAAGTACCGTTCCTATTTTTGAAAGGGCCTCCATTGGTTTTTTGTCCACATCTATTCCCATTACCCGCACATATCCAGACGTAGGCCTTAGAAGACCCGTAATCATCTTTATAGTTGTGGTCTTTCCGGCACCGTTAGGTCCTAAAAGACCGAATATTTCCCCCTTGTATATATCAAAGCTGATTCCATCGACAGCCTTAAATTCTTTCTTTTCAATGGTCCTGAAAAGTTTCTTCTTTTTCGTGTGGAAAACTTTTTTCAAATCCGTCACTTCCACAGCCTTTTCCATGTAAATCCCTTCTCCCCTGTTACTTGATTCGTCAACCTCCGGTCTGCAAGAGAACGCATATATGTTATTTGAAAAATATAAAACATGCACCTTCTACAATATGGAATCATGCATAAACAAAATTACCTGAATAACGCTATTCCACATAGATTTCCACTGTTTCATCCGAAGTATGGACGTC
Protein-coding regions in this window:
- a CDS encoding ATP-binding cassette domain-containing protein, with protein sequence MEKAVEVTDLKKVFHTKKKKLFRTIEKKEFKAVDGISFDIYKGEIFGLLGPNGAGKTTTIKMITGLLRPTSGYVRVMGIDVDKKPMEALSKIGTVLAGDRSIYWKLTGRENLEYFAALYGCNKNEAKNRAAKILDRLGLAEKADELVEKYSTGMKQKIALGKALIPYAPVVLLDEPTLGLDPQSALNLREIILDIKNEGRTVLLTTHYMEEADFLCDRIAIVDGGKIIALDTPSNLKKSMDDIKLINIEVDNAPEDMLCKIKGLSSIQKVISRYDEERRDYVLNIHHTDSNELIQKVIDCISESGCRILNINVKEPSLEDVFIHLTGKSLKEKVENNETV